Proteins from a genomic interval of Lycium ferocissimum isolate CSIRO_LF1 chromosome 2, AGI_CSIRO_Lferr_CH_V1, whole genome shotgun sequence:
- the LOC132047210 gene encoding large ribosomal subunit protein bL12c-like — MASTLSTITLRSPSHIAPQSAHPSVSFPTKNLQLPLLTPKLHHRRAIFVRPIAAVEAPEKVVTLGDEISNLTLADAQKLVEYLQDKLGVSAASFAPAAVVAAPGAGAADAPAVVEEKTEFDVVIDEVPSNARIATIKAVRALTSLALKEAKELIEGLPKKFKEGVSKDEAEEAKKQLEEAGAKVSIA, encoded by the coding sequence ATGGCTTCCACATTATCCACAATTACCCTTCGTTCTCCCTCTCACATTGCCCCCCAATCCGCACACCCTTCTGTTTCTTTCCCCACCAAAAACCTACAACTCCCTCTCCTCACTCCCAAACTCCACCACCGCCGCGCCATCTTCGTCCGCCCTATCGCCGCCGTAGAGGCACCGGAAAAAGTCGTTACCCTCGGTGATGAAATCTCCAATTTAACCCTAGCTGACGCCCAAAAACTCGTCGAATACCTTCAAGACAAACTCGGTGTCTCCGCCGCATCCTTTGCTCCGGCAGCCGTAGTCGCCGCCCCTGGGGCCGGCGCAGCCGATGCACCGGCTGTAGTGGAGGAGAAGACGgaatttgatgttgttattgatgaagTGCCGAGTAATGCTAGAATTGCGACAATTAAGGCTGTTAGGGCTTTAACTAGCTTGGCTTTGAAAGAAGCTAAGGAATTGATTGAAGGATTGCCTAAGAAATTTAAGGAAGGCGTTTCCAAGGATGAGGCTGAAGAAGCTAAGAAACAGCTCGAAGAAGCTGGTGCTAAAGTTTCTATTGCTTAA